From a single Bemisia tabaci chromosome 10, PGI_BMITA_v3 genomic region:
- the LOC140225653 gene encoding LOW QUALITY PROTEIN: uncharacterized protein (The sequence of the model RefSeq protein was modified relative to this genomic sequence to represent the inferred CDS: deleted 2 bases in 1 codon) yields MEISPIHPQTVPPTPATAEKNRSQNHQLQMEISPIHPQIVPPRPSTSPLSHMSPPNFYLNQQQQHHHQLQQQLSHQQQKYHQQQQQPYQRQHQQQKHQQQHQQQQHQEQHEYFQKHLQNQHYIHDQHLYPHHNQQQNKQHHNNDYRQQQHQHHQQQQEQQQQQQQQQQQQQQQQQQQQQQQQQQQQQQQQQQQQQQQQQQQQQQQQHQQKQHQSPPKSIKVDVHHPPSSLSISKKPEKCISKLVETPRNAQPEEDSLDEIVTLESIDLTDGSLSGVTVTPPARTHPSSNTEADKNDAHNVQTPKQKKTTQKRQQKCTVNLRSSARHPKKRNLSDQRIANILSFE; encoded by the exons atggaaatttctccaatACATCCACAAACAGTGCCGCCTACACCCGCAACAGCTGAAAAGAATAGATCGCAAAATCACCAACtacaaatggaaatttctccaatACATCCACAAATAGTGCCGCCTAGACCCTCGACATCACCATTATCACATATGTCACCAccaaatttttacttaaatcagcAACAGCAACACCATCATCAACTACAACAACAACTATCACATCAACAACAAAAATACCATCAGCAGCAACAACAACCCTATCAGCGACAACACCAACAACAAAAACACCAACAACAGCATCAGCAGCAGCAACACCAAGAACAGCACgaatattttcagaaacatCTACAAAATCAACACTACATACATGATCAACACCTATACCCACACCATAATCAGCAACAGAACAAGCAACACCATAACAACGACTACCGACAACAACAACACCAACACCACCAACAACAAcaagaacaacaacaacaacaacagcagcagcagcagcagcaacaacaacaacaacagcagcagcagcaacaacaacaacaacaa cagcagcagcagcagcagcagcaacaacaacaacaacaacaacaacaacaacaacaacaacaacaacatcaacaaaaacaaCATCAATCACCTCCTAAAAGTATTAAGGTTGATGTTCACCATCCCCCCTCATCTCTGTCGATCTCAAAGAAGCCCGAGAAATGTATTTCGAAATTAGTGGAAACACCACGAAACGCTCAGCCGGAGGAGGATTCGTTGGATGAGATTGTAACACTCGAGAGTATTGACCTGACTGATGGGTCACTGTCAGGAGTGACCGTAACACCACCAGCCCGTACACATCCATCCTCGAACACCGAAGCGGACAAAAACGATGCCCACAACGTACAAACACCGAAGCAAAAGAAGACTACTCAAAAGCGACAACAGAAATGTACGGTTAACCTGCGATCAAGTGCTAGGCATCCAAAAAAACGGAACCTATCGGATCAACGGATCGCAAATATTCTATCCTTTGAGTAA